Proteins encoded together in one Triticum dicoccoides isolate Atlit2015 ecotype Zavitan chromosome 7B, WEW_v2.0, whole genome shotgun sequence window:
- the LOC119341975 gene encoding sacsin-like, which translates to MDPGGTMLLEDFRQRVYLTRRIRGVMANYPEGTTALRELIQNTDDAGASRVRLCLDRQAHRARSLLAPALVQWQGPALLAHNDAAFTDDDFASISRIGGSKKASQAWKTGRFGSVIQVRNGFTFLDLIVIQIESLNKKYG; encoded by the exons ATGGATCCGGGCGGGACGATGCTACTGGAGGACTTCAGGCAGCGGGTGTACCTGACGCGCCGCATCCGCGGGGTGATGGCCAACTACCCGGAGGGCACCACCGCGCTGCGGGAGCTCATCCAGAACACCGACGACGCCGGGGCCTCGCGGGTCCGCCTCTGCCTCGACCGCCAGGCCCACAGGGCCCGCTCGCTGCTCGCCCCGGCCCTCGTGCAGTGGCAGGGCCCCGCCCTGCTCGCCCACAACGACGCCGCCTTCACCGATGACGACTTCGCCAGTATCTCCCGCATCGGCGGCAGCAAGAAGGCCTCCCAGGCCTGGAAGACCGGCCGCTTCGG GTCTGTCATTCAAGTTCGCAATGGGTTTACATTTCTTGACCTTATTGTGATTCAGATTGAG TCCCTGAACAAGAAGTATGGATGA